A single Anopheles arabiensis isolate DONGOLA chromosome 2, AaraD3, whole genome shotgun sequence DNA region contains:
- the LOC120897438 gene encoding uncharacterized protein LOC120897438, whose amino-acid sequence MDNLGTEIGQKMRSAVKAKLIELGTGSASGYIDDELPDYVMIMVANKRSRQQMVDDLSLFLGAQTEIFVNWLHQVLQKLQEVTLPATVAAKSKEVAKRKSSEVDDKKKDKKRKDKKLKRRDRSTDGEDAADASSRRSETEDNTPPRPAVALPASSITEVFAHQYIEKAKKSLESDSAPVAKKQPPERSESEDRTKSKTPPKITDLPPSIAELASASVVQKHHKELCELKEIEERISAAKRHLKSLGTDISDDDNEDLLLLKASEDDLLPPRARSIQPASTRPNKSAESTATKPRQRITMGPEEPVIKQTPPTRSTTPPASSRSTDAQQAGAKKRSVLDRLGTKNSTATSEREKGASYETKDARESSSKETNKAGSSSSAGTSGTKSTIISLSAHRREEREIYVPLFRRKEAAEEQSASKNRARPPPTTRGDPHYRQRESDREANHRDTRSPPPRLPPISRTDATRARSRETNFRRVDRDRDRDRERIDDQPIGRKSRPRERSRSREWIRDNSNRDRSGSGGRVKNGTDTVRGRVGSRVIVLPPKPEYNEDIIEVPVASVIKVQPRPVVPKATQPSKNLLLKAMAEAQRSTVANLKKTIDNTAIENSIHRTDMKRKLVIEIPGIAIGHPPVKDVQYERITDTHCAALRDRGRAEEEEQDEEEEVHEVDITNQVLMEDCDVDEEFKEILQNEYSAPKPSVSHDYPMEMAVSEEDAAIAEQELAAVATKDTKFVVTLDGAFKSSDDREVSPSHTPPPPPALAEGLHTKGRMSVKDRIGFKAGTREPLRKSPNPRDSKEMEETLKKRKERFSEKLVVAAAASKPVSKKPSSPTPPSNAAPRGSSHGNGAFVSKSQKSPKTNTRSSRSNQPEVSRDRTPSLSPERPRTPKETRTSPVHSRSKRVDASRNVSSSPNQLNELLLQRTKELMDDSVSSSPIYMSKSDYDKMEPSSRKRKRVSPIQFDLTDEDERHDSDDDYHHHHHRDRRARSREEHRAQRSPSRDSDEQRKEPRREWEREGERRDSREGRPKSPGRKIKKLESSRKFDDIPPLLSAVSLPGVDGKSNKLAGGGTMKERCKYFPNCRQGDACEFLHPNTPCKAFPSCKFGDKCLYLHPMCKYDQTCHRLDCNFMHSKSASSGTSGGRSAPPIASSVVPVQNYKTISAKPLPPVCKFYPNCVNTQCQFLHPKICHFGNHCANKIECNFYHFDIASKDLHDASSKDKFRWISPFSA is encoded by the exons ATGGATAACTTAGGCACAGAAATTGGTCAGAAAATGAGG AGTGCCGTGAAGGCAAAGCTGATCGAGCTTGGCACCGGATCGGCGAGCGGATACATCGACGACGAGCTGCCGGATTACGTGATGATCATGGTGGCAAACAAGCGCTCCCGGCAGCAGATGGTCGATGATCTGTCACTGTTTCTTGGTGCTCAGACGGAGATATTTGTGAATTGGCTGCATCAGGTGCTGCAGAAGTTGCAGGAAGTGACACTACCGGCCACGGTTGCGGCAAAGTCGAAGGAAGTCGCCAAAAGGAAATCCTCCGAGGTGGACGACAAAAAGAAGGACAAGAAGCGGAAAGATAAGAAATTGAAGCGGCGGGATCGTAGCACCGACGGGGAGGATGCGGCCGATGCCTCCAGCCGCAGGAGTGAAACAGAGGACAATACGCCTCCAAGACCGGCAGTGGCACTGCCGGCAAGCTCCATTACAGAAGTATTCGCACACCAGTACAtagaaaaggcaaaaaagtCGCTCGAATCGGACAGTGCACCGGTCGCGAAGAAACAGCCGCCCGAGCGATCCGAGTCGGAAGACCGAACGAAAAGCAAAACTCCGCCAAAAATTACGGATCTCCCACCGTCGATTGCCGAGCTGGCCAGTGCCAGCGTTGTCCAGAAGCATCACAAAGAGCTGTGCGAATTGAAGGAAATAGAGGAAAGAATCAGTGCGGCAAAGCGCCACCTGAAATCGCTCGGCACCGACATCTCGGATGACGATAATGAGGATTTGCTGCTTCTGAAGGCAAGCGAGGACGATCTGCTCCCACCGCGAGCTCGATCCATTCAACCAGCGTCAACGCGACCTAACAAATCAGCAGAAAGTACTGCGACCAAACCCAGGCAACGAATAACGATGGGTCCCGAGGAGCCCGTCATAAAACAAACGCCGCCAACACGAAGCACCACGCCACCAGCCTCTTCACGGTCAACGGATGCTCAACAAGCAGGCGCCAAAAAACGATCCGTTTTAGATCGGCTGGGAACAAAAAACTCCACCGCGACGTCTGAGCGCGAGAAAGGTGCGAGCTATGAAACGAAAGATGCACGGGAATCATCCTCAAAAGAGACTAACAAAGCGGGAAGTTCATCCAGTGCTGGTACCTCAGGTACGAAAAGTACGATCATAAGCCTATCCGCACATAGGCGCGAGGAGAGAGAAATCTACGTCCCTTTATTCCGGCGCAAGGAGGCGGCGGAAGAGCAGTCGGCATCAAAAAACAGGGCGCGCCCGCCTCCCACCACAAGGGGAGATCCCCATTATCGTCAAAGGGAAAGCGACCGTGAAGCGAATCACCGCGACACCAGGTCTCCTCCGCCACGCTTACCACCCATCTCACGCACGGACGCCACCCGAGCCAGATCACGGGAGACAAATTTTCGGCGTGTCGACCGCGATCGGGATCGCGATCGCGAACGTATAGATGATCAGCCGATCGGACGCAAATCACGTCCTCGGGAGCGATCGCGCAGTCGCGAATGGATTCGCGACAACAGCAACCGGGATCGTTCCGGTTCTGGGGGTCGCGTTAAGAATGGCACCGATACTGTGCGTGGTCGTGTCGGCTCACGGGTAATTGTGCTGCCACCGAAACCGGAATACAACGAGGACATTATCGAGGTGCCAGTGGCGAGCGTTATAAAAGTGCAGCCGCGTCCCGTGGTACCGAAGGCGACCCAGCCAAGCAAGAATCTACTGCTCAAAGCGATGGCCGAAGCGCAGCGATCGACGGTAGCAAATCTAAAGAAAACTATTGATAACACTGCCATCGAGAACAGCATCCATCGAACGGATATGAAGCGCAAGCTTGTGATCGAAATTCCTGGCATTGCGATCGGTCATCCTCCGGTGAAGGACGTTCAATATGAGCGCATTACAGACACGCACTGCGCAGCACTGCGCGATCGAGGAAGAGCGGAAGAGGAGGAgcaggatgaggaggaggaggtgcaTGAGGTGGACATAACAAACCAGGTGTTAATGGAGGATTGCGATGTGGACGAAGAATTTAAGGAAATTCTTCAGAACGAATACAGCGCTCCGAAACCATCCGTTTCGCATGACTATCCAATGGAAATGGCCGTTTCGGAAGAAGATGCAGCAATTGCGGAGCAAGAGCTGGCTGCAGTCGCGACCAAGGATACAAAGTTCGTAGTTACCTTGGATGGAGCCTTCAAGTCGTCCGATGATAGAGAAGTATCGCCAAGCCAtacgccaccgccgccaccagcaTTGGCCGAAGGACTACACACGAAGGGAAGAATGTCGGTGAAAGATCGGATTGGATTCAAAGCTGGAACACGCGAGCCACTCAGAAAGTCGCCCAATCCAAGAGATTCCAAAGAGATGGAAGAGACGCTCAAGAAACGCAAAGAACGATTCAGCGAAAAGCTTGTTGTAGCTGCAGCGGCATCGAAACCGGTTAGTAAGAAACCTTCCTCGCCGACTCCACCCTCTAATGCTGCTCCACGTGGTTCTTCTCACGGCAATGGCGCTTTCGTGTCAAAATCTCAGAAATCACCCAAAACCAATACTCGATCCTCGCGCAGTAACCAACCAGAGGTGTCGCGTGATCGGACACCATCGCTCAGCCCGGAGCGTCCACGGACGCCAAAAGAAACTCGTACCTCCCCTGTCCACTCCCGGTCCAAACGAGTCGACGCTTCCCGCAATGTCTCCAGCTCACCGAATCAGCTGAACGAGCTTCTGCTGCAGCGCACGAAAGAGCTCATGGACGACAGTGTGTCCTCGTCGCCGATCTACATGTCGAAGTCGGATTACGACAAAATGGAACCGTCGTCCCGCAAGCGAAAGCGAGTTTCTCCCATTCAGTTCGATCTTACCGACGAGGACGAGCGGCATGACAGCGACGACGattatcaccatcatcaccatcgtgaCAGAAGGGCCCGCAGCAGAGAGGAACATCGCGCGCAACGTAGCCCTTCGCGGGACAGTGACGAACAGCGAAAAGAGCCGCGACGCGAATGGGAACGCGAAGGAGAACGGCGAGACAGCCGCGAGGGTAGACCAAAATCACCCGGAAGAAAAATTAAGAAGCTAGAATCTAGTCGTAAATTCGACGATATTCCCCCAT TGCTTAGTGCCGTTTCATTGCCCGGTGTGGATGGCAAGAGTAACAAATTGGCCGGAGGGGGCACAATGAAAGAGCGCTGCAAATATTTCCCCAACTGTCGCCAGGGCGATGCCTGCGAGTTTCTTCATCCCAACACTCCTTGCAAAGCATTTCCAAGCTGCAAGTTTGGCGACAAGTGCCTGTATCTCCATCCAATGTGCAAATACGATCAAACCTGCCACCGGTTGGACTGCAATTTTATGCACTCGAAAAGCGCATCCTCGGGCACATCGGGCGGTCGGTCGGCACCACCGATAG CATCATCCGTCGTGCCGGTGCAAAACTACAAAACGATCAGCGCAAAACCGCTGCCGCCCGTCTGCAAGTTCTACCCTAACTGCGTCAATACTCAGTGTCAGTTCCTTCATCCGAAAATATGTCACTTTGGTAATCATTGCGCTAACAAGATCGAATGTAACTTTTACCATTTTGATATCGCGTCGAAAGATTTGCACGATGCATCATCGAAGGACAAATTTAGATGGATCTCTCCGTTCTCTGCTTGA
- the LOC120897450 gene encoding mitochondrial chaperone BCS1, with amino-acid sequence MTIAEYIGALSENPYFGAGFGLFGVGAGAAMLRKGMQGAMILFRRHYMITLEVPCRDKSYQWLLQWITQKGARQTQHLSVETSFEQRDTGHIKTRYDFIPSVGTHIMRYGGTWIKVDRAREQHTLDLHMGVPWETVQLTAFGRDKNLYFKILEEARQLALKNTEGKTIMYTAMGSEWRPFGHPRKRRPIGSVVLDEGVSERILRDCREFIKNPQWYSDRGIPYRRGYLLHGPPGCGKSSFITALAGEIEFGICLLNLSERGLTDDRLNHLMNVAPQQSIILLEDIDAAFVSRQDTLQQKAAYEGLNRVTFSGLLNCLDGVASTEARIVFMTTNYLERLDPALIRPGRVDVKEYVGHCSRHQLEQMFRRFYTGTDAEANARIFAERVAADGRNVSPAQIQGYFMVHKMSDQQTVLDNVQQIWDST; translated from the coding sequence ATGACGATAGCGGAGTATATCGGTGCGCTTTCGGAGAATCCCTATTTCGGGGCCGGCTTCGGTTTGTTCGGGGTCGGTGCCGGAGCAGCAATGTTACGTAAAGGGATGCAGGGAGCAATGATTTTGTTCCGGCGGCACTACATGATTACGCTCGAGGTACCGTGCCGAGACAAATCGTACCAGTGGCTGCTGCAGTGGATCACACAGAAGGGAGCCCGACAAACGCAGCATCTCAGCGTGGAGACGTCCTTTGAGCAGCGCGACACGGGACACATCAAAACGCGGTACGACTTTATACCCTCCGTCGGTACGCACATCATGCGGTACGGCGGCACCTGGATAAAGGTGGACCGTGCCCGGGAGCAGCACACGCTCGACCTGCACATGGGCGTACCCTGGGAAACGGTACAGCTGACCGCATTCGGTAGGGATAAGAATTTGTACTTTAAAATTCTTGAGGAGGCCCGGCAGCTGGCGCTGAAAAACACGGAAGGAAAGACGATCATGTACACGGCGATGGGCTCGGAATGGCGACCCTTCGGACATCCGCGCAAACGACGTCCCATCGGTTCGGTGGTGCTTGACGAAGGTGTTTCCGAGCGCATATTGCGCGACTGCCGGGAGTTTATCAAAAACCCGCAATGGTACTCGGACCGTGGAATACCTTACCGGCGAGGATATCTGCTGCACGGGCCGCCCGGTTGCGGCAAATCCAGCTTCATCACTGCACTGGCCGGCGAAATCGAGTTCGGCATCTGTCTGCTAAACCTGTCCGAACGTGGCCTGACCGACGATCGATTAAATCACCTGATGAACGTGGCACCCCAGCAGTCGATCATACTGCTTGAGGACATCGATGCGGCGTTCGTATCGCGTCAGGACACGCTGCAGCAGAAGGCCGCCTACGAAGGGCTGAACCGTGTCACCTTTAGCGGGCTGCTAAACTGCCTCGACGGTGTTGCATCCACCGAGGCACGCATCGTCTTCATGACGACAAACTACCTCGAGCGGCTCGATCCAGCACTCATACGGCCCGGCAGAGTCGATGTGAAGGAATACGTGGGTCACTGTTCACGCCACCAGCTCGAGCAAATGTTCCGCCGCTTCTACACCGGCACGGACGCGGAGGCAAATGCTCGCATCTTTGCGGAGCGCGTAGCGGCCGACGGGCGCAACGTAAGCCCGGCACAGATCCAGGGCTACTTCATGGTGCACAAAATGTCCGATCAGCAAACCGTGCTCGATAATGTGCAGCAAATATGGGACAGCACGTAA
- the LOC120897451 gene encoding O-glucosyltransferase rumi homolog — MHFIKGIVICLSLSVVQSNTSDEGMCMAKEQCTDPEESTTGRSLYSADYNKYFNAIETALAGYVACNSTNCNCHADVLKADLKPFKAHGITKEMINRAKQYGTHYQVIGHKLYRQRECMFPARCSGVEHFVKPLLPLLPDMDLIVNCRDWPQIHRHWSKEKIPVLSFSKTAEYLDIMYPAWAFWEGGPAIALYPTGLGRWDLHRQTITKASADWEAKEPKAFFRGSRTSDERDPLVLLSRAQPSLVDAQYTKNQAWKSPQDTLNAEPAREVTLEEHCRYRFLFNFRGVAASFRFKHLFLCRSLVFHVGDEWQEFFYPSLKPWVHYVPVPVRSTPEELEALITFFHEHDQLARAIAERGYEHIWNHLRMADVECYWKKLLKRYGKLIRYTVERDFTLIEV; from the exons ATGCATTTTATTAAAGGCATAGTGATATGTTTAAGTCTCAGCGTGGTCCAAAGCAACACCTCCGACGAAGGAATGTGTATGGCCAAGGAGCAATGCACGGATCCGGAAGAAAGTACAACTGGCCGAAGCCTTTACTCGGCAG ATTACAACAAATATTTCAACGCAATCGAAACGGCCCTGGCAGGTTACGTTGCCTGCAACAGTACCAATTGCAACTGTCATGCGGACGTGCTGAAGGCGGACCTGAAACCGTTCAAAGCACACGGCATCACAAAGGAAATGATAAATCGAGCCAAACAGTACGGAACCCACTATCAGGTGATCGGCCATAAGCTGTACCGGCAACGGGAATGCATGTTTCCGGCCCGATGTTCTGGCGTGGAGCACTTCGTAAAACCACTGTTGCCGCTCCTGCCCGATATGGATTTGATCGTGAACTGCCGCGACTGGCCCCAGATCCATCGACACTGGAGCAAGGAAAAGATCCCCGTACTTTCGTTCAGCAAGACGGCTGAATACCTCGACATAATGTATCCGGCGTGGGCGTTTTGGGAAGGTGGCCCCGCTATTGCGCTCTATCCGACCGGTCTCGGGCGGTGGGATCTGCATCGGCAAACCATTACGAAAGCAAGTGCGGACTGGGAAGCGAAGGAACCGAAAGCTTTCTTCCGCGGGTCGCGCACATCGGATGAACGTGACCCGCTGGTGCTACTCTCCCGCGCACAACCATCGCTCGTCGATGCGCAGTACACGAAAAATCAGGCCTGGAAATCACCACAGGACACACTGAACGCGGAACCAGCCCGGGAAGTGACGCTGGAGGAGCACTGCCGCTATCGTTTTCTGTTCAACTTTCGCGGTGTAGCGGCTAGCTTTCGCTTTAAACACCTTTTCCTGTGCCGTTCGCTCGTATTTCACGTGGGCGATGAGTGGCAAGAGTTTTTCTATCCCTCGCTCAAACCGTGGGTACACTACGTGCCCGTCCCGGTTCGCAGCACCCCGGAGGAGCTGGAAGCTTTGATAACATTCTTTCACGAGCACGATCAGTTGGCGCGTGCCATTGCCGAGAGAGGATATGAACACATTTGGAACCATCTGCGCATGGCGGATGTAGAGTGTTACTGGAAGAAGCTGCTAAAGCGATACGGCAAGTTGATACGCTATACAGTAGAGCGCGATTTCACTTTAATTGAAGTATGA
- the LOC120897448 gene encoding UDP-glucuronic acid decarboxylase 1: MVFSKRKMKQFLAFGVTIVLVICLYKSWGSPTNGVSHYAYDDGDSSVIGGEDNAAIDQEHRRAGPSPERLVLSVADRSGQKQQPNDAAAGRPGPLDDVELVLAQSKPQRPPLRKGAFVAGSAQKRHHVPSLNDLGPDDLDRESRLNELHEAKRQILELERKIQELEGRIPRKYPDVTFLNYKNRKRILITGGAGFVGSHLVDYLMMQGHEVIVADNFFTGRKRNVEHWLGHENFELIHHDIVNPLFIEVDEIYHLASPASPPHYMYNPVKTIKTNTLGTINVLGLAKRVGAKVLIASTSEVYGDPDVHPQPETYWGHVNPIGPRACYDEGKRVSETLSYAYAKQEKVNVRVARIFNTYGPRMHMNDGRVVSNFIIQALQNQSITIYGSGRQTRSFQYVSDLVDGLVSLMASNYTQPVNLGNPVERTIQDFAEIIRDLVGCKSKIIELPAVEDDPQRRKPDISRAKKYINWEPRVPLQEGLMKTIDYFRKELARSNHSQRNIFVPETTEFRSLL, from the exons ATGGTGTTTTCGAAGAGAAAGATGAAGCAGTTCCTAGCGTTCGGAGTGACGATCGTGCTCG TgatttgtttgtacaaatcATGGGGCAGCCCAACAAACGGGGTATCACACTACGCTTACGATGACGGTGATAGTAGTGTCATCGGAGGGGAAGATAATGCAGCTATCGATCAGGAGCACCGCCGCGCTGGTCCATCGCCCGAACGGTTGGTGTTGTCAGTGGCCGATCGAAGCGGCCAGAAGCAACAGCCGAacgatgctgctgccggtcgACCAGGGCCGCTCGATGATGTTGAGCTAGTGCTGGCGCAAAGCAAACCCCAACGGCCGCCCCTACGCAAAGGAGCTTTTGTGGCAGGCAGTGCACAAAAACGGCACCATGTACCTTCGCTCAACGATCTCGGTCCGGATGATCTCGATCGCGAATCTCGGCTGAATGAGCTACACGAGGCGAAGCGACAGATACTGGAGCTGGAACGGAAGATACAGGAGCTGGAGGGTCGGATACCGCGCAAATATCCCGATGTAACCTTTTTAAACTACAAAAATCGCAAACGGATACTG ATAACGGGAGGAGCCGGTTTCGTTGGATCGCACCTGGTGGATTATCTTATGATGCAAGGTCACGAAGTGATCGTGGCGGACAACTTCTTCACTGGCCGGAAGCGCAACGTCGAGCACTGGCTGGGACATGAAAATTTCGAGCTGATTCATCACGACATCGTCAATCCACTGTTCATCGAGGTGGACGAAATCTATCATCTGGCCAGCCCCGCCAGCCCCCCGCACTACATGTACAATCCGGTCAAGACGATCAAAACCAACACGCTGGGTACGATCAATGTGCTCGGTTTGGCGAAGCGTGTCGGCGCCAAGGTACTGATCGCGAGCACGTCCGAAGTGTACGGCGATCCCGATGTGCATCCACAGCCCGAAACGTACTGGGGTCATGTCAATCCGATCGGACCACGCGCCTGCTACGATGAGGGCAAACGCGTGTCGGAAACGCTGAGCTACGCCTATGCCAAGCAGGAGAAAGTGAATGTTCGCGTGGCGCGAATCTTCAACACCTACGGACCGCGGATGCACATGAATGATGGGCGCGTCGTGTCTAATTTTATCATCCAAGCGCTACAAAACCAGTCCATCACG ATCTACGGTAGCGGCCGGCAGACACGATCGTTCCAGTACGTCTCGGATCTGGTTGATGGTCTGGTATCGCTGATGGCATCCAATTACACGCAACCCGTGAACTTGGGCAACCCAGTCGAACGTACGATACAGGACTTTGCCGAAATTATTCGAGACTTGGTAGGCTGCAAGAGTAAAATAATCGAGCTGCCTGCCGTCGAGGATGATCCACAGCGCCGGAAACCGGACATCTCGAGGGCTAAGAAATACATCAACTGGGAGCCAAGG GTACCGCTACAAGAAGGACTCATGAAAACGATAGACTATTTCCGCAAGGAGCTGGCGCGCTCAAATCACTCACAGCGAAACATCTTTGTCCCTGAGACGACCGAGTTCCGCAGCTTGTTATGA
- the LOC120897444 gene encoding zinc finger protein 436-like, with product MNNVLCRLCLMKCEELFGMYITSPSGVQRSLSKIIRECVSIEVSELEPSYVSKFICNGCVYKLEQFYAFRQQSLKCQEYYNGLLQYYQQSIPCSSKTTLDATAVVVQMPESVDSVFESHQQIQPDQSIHSSNELADINFSANEFMMDESEKNQLSKDYDDIIRSLQKDDLDFTTNDDELVIKHELEISIPTNGTRILKNDILQQECTNYLQPHDAVPMNVAQATEPNESCFNAYTTMAVPCGEDIMNSGRTLPVEQEDDLSYDDFVGIPTTTLEDHQEMSLSEAHVQEIIADVYNATAEKQLQSAEELPSPQQISGDVQCSEISGLQPSDSYFSMVDFDESDAAGVATSSTTTVNEAKDLPNDKTCEICFKTFRTRQKLTVHRNTHLRLAPFKCTFEGCAKAFKSRIGLDEHVARHTNSFEYTCDICSKGFQHRSYLSAHRRAHNTERNFQCGLCGQSFKAKQALLDHKNRHLGVKPFACEQCDKQYTKNSLLQSHIQQHHGKRDEAITRYPCSECGKQFTSKSYLNVHMRIHRNERPFVCEVCNKGHITRKDLAVHMLSHTGEKPHTCEFCGKAYARRNALDWHRRSHTKERPYICDICGQTFSQPTPLQVHRKLHDTADRKKQLPIEEQQQQQLTTDAAQDQPR from the exons ATGAACAACGTTTTATGCAGATTATGCTTAATGAAGTGTGAAGAATTGTTCGGAATGTACATCACCTCACCGAGCGGTGTGCAGCGCAGTCTGTCGAAAATCATACGAGAATGCGTCTCCATCGAGGTATCCGAGTTGGAGCCAAGCTATGTCTCCAAATTCATATGCAACGGGTGCGTCTACAAGCTGGAACAGTTTTACGCCTTTCGGCAGCAGAGTCTCAAGTGTCAGGAGTATTACAATG GACTGCTGCAATATTATCAGCAGTCGATCCCTTGCTCCAGTAAAACTACGTTAGACGCTACGGCAGTAGTAGTGCAGATGCCGGAATCCGTCGATAGCGTATTCGAAAGTCATCAACAGATTCAACCGGATCAGTCGATCCATTCGAGCAACGAGCTGGCCGACATAAACTTTTCCGCAAATGAGTTTATGATGGATGAGTCGGAAAAGAATCAGCTCAGCAAGGATTACGACGATATCATTCGTAGCTTGCAGAAGGATGACCTCGATTTTACGACCAACGACGATGAGCTCGTG ATAAAACATGAATTAGAAATCTCAATACCGACTAATGGAACAAGAATACTAAAAAACGACATACTACAGCAGGAATGCACAAACTATTTGCAACCTCACGATGCTGTTCCGATGAATGTGGCACAAGCAACGGAACCGAATGAAAGCTGTTTCAATGCGTACACTACAATGGCGGTACCGTGTGGTGAGGATATAATGAATAGCGGCAGAACACTGCCAGTGGAACAGGAGGATGACTTAAGTTATGACGATTTTGTTGGCATTCCAACAACAACGCTAGAAGATCATCAAGAAATG TCATTGTCCGAAGCGCACGTGCAGGAAATAATCGCGGACGTCTATAATGCCACAGCAGAGAAGCAGTTACAATCAGCAGAAGAACTTCCCTCTCCGCAACAAATCTCCGGCGACGTACAGTGTAGTGAAATTTCGGGCCTTCAACCTAGCGATTCCTATTTCTCAATGGTTGACTTTGACGAGTCGGACGCAGCGGGCGttgccaccagcagcaccaccactgtGAACGAGGCAAAAGATTTGCCAAACGATAAAACGTGCGAGATTTGCTTTAAGACGTTTCGCACCCGCCAGAAGCTGACGGTGCACAGAAATACGCACCTGCGGCTGGCACCGTTCAAGTGTACGTTCGAAGGATGCGCCAAAGCGTTCAAATCACGCATCGGGCTCGATGAGCATGTGGCTCGgcacacaaacagcttcgaataTACGTGCGACATCTGCTCGAAAGGTTTCCAGCACCGCAGCTACCTTTCCGCTCACCGGCGGGCGCACAACACGGAGCGAAACTTCCAGTGTGGACTGTGTGGGCAATCGTTCAAGGCGAAGCAAGCGCTACTAGATCACAAAAATAGACATCTCGGCGTGAAACCGTTCGCTTGTGAGCAGTGCGACAAGCAGTACACGAAGAACTCGCTGCTGCAGTCGCATATTCAGCAACATCATGGCAAGCGGGATGAAGCGATAACGCGCTATCCTTGCTCGGAGTGCGGGAAACAGTTCACTTCCAAAAGCTATCTCAACGTGCACATGCGAATACATCGAAATGAGCGACCGTTCGTTTGTGAG GTCTGTAATAAGGGTCACATTACGCGAAAAGATCTCGCCGTGCACATGCTGAGCCACACGGGCGAGAAACCCCACACGTGCGAGTTTTGCGGCAAAGCCTACGCACGACGCAATGCCTTAGACTGGCATCGCCGGTCACACACTAAGGAACGTCCTTACATCTGTGATATCTGTGGTCAAACGTTTTCGCAGCCAACACCGTTACAGGTTCACCGAAAGCTACACGATACGGCAGATCGTAAAAAGCAGTTGCCCATCgaggaacaacaacaacaacagttgaCCACCGATGCAGCACAAGATCAACCCCGATAG